The Tardiphaga alba genome includes a window with the following:
- a CDS encoding iron-sulfur cluster assembly scaffold protein — MLNDIYNKRIIELAGNIPRLGRLTAPDASATAHSKLCGSTVKVDLAMDGDVVSDFAHDVKACALGQASSSIMAAHVVGSTADELRALRETVRKMLKENGAPPTDAKWADIAALEPVRDYKARHASTLLTFDAVVDAIGQIEAKSGKTESAPA; from the coding sequence ATGCTGAACGATATCTACAACAAGCGCATCATCGAACTTGCCGGTAATATTCCCCGGCTGGGCCGCCTTACCGCCCCCGATGCGTCGGCCACCGCCCATTCTAAACTGTGCGGCTCCACAGTGAAAGTCGATCTCGCCATGGACGGCGACGTGGTCAGCGATTTCGCGCATGACGTGAAAGCGTGCGCGCTCGGTCAGGCCTCGTCCTCGATCATGGCCGCGCATGTGGTCGGGTCCACGGCAGACGAACTCCGCGCGTTGCGCGAGACCGTCCGCAAGATGCTGAAGGAAAACGGAGCCCCACCAACCGATGCGAAATGGGCGGATATCGCGGCGCTCGAGCCGGTGCGCGATTACAAGGCCCGGCACGCCTCGACACTGCTGACCTTCGACGCGGTGGTCGATGCCATCGGTCAGATCGAAGCCAAATCAGGAAAGACGGAAAGCGCACCGGCTTGA
- a CDS encoding CopG family ribbon-helix-helix protein has product MGGSYEQKPTVPPLTLRLPTDVLRDIEKIATASDRTRSWVIVRALKVYLANEGSDILAIVKGREEIAAGDAHDMDDVIKEIEALVNTKAA; this is encoded by the coding sequence ATCGGAGGTTCGTATGAGCAAAAACCCACTGTCCCCCCTTTGACGCTACGGCTCCCAACCGACGTTCTGCGAGACATCGAGAAAATCGCAACCGCCTCCGACAGGACCAGAAGCTGGGTGATCGTGCGCGCCTTGAAGGTTTATCTCGCCAACGAAGGCAGCGACATTCTCGCGATCGTCAAAGGGCGCGAAGAGATCGCGGCCGGCGACGCCCATGACATGGACGATGTGATCAAGGAAATCGAAGCGCTCGTTAACACGAAGGCTGCGTGA
- a CDS encoding DUF2336 domain-containing protein: MIVRHFISWVRTAPASERAEATRSLARAWIFSDLSDDDRAAAEGALLMLLDDPSPLVRQAMAEVFARAPSAPPAIVQALAVDQACVALPVLEHSPLLVDADLVDIVAAGNSDMQCAVARRMTLPASICAAIAEVGSAAAALELIENPYAELAPFSWDRIVERHGHLAAIREAMLALDGLPARTRLALVAKLSDTLTRFVVARNWLAPDRAERIADEAMARSTVNIASRSRDEEMRDLVHHLREAGQLTTGLVLRALLSGNLDLFDQALVELSGLPQSRVAALVYDGADTSLNALLVRAGLPESVFPAFRAALAARNEIGFVGSVGGAVRLRRRMVERVLTMCETDPAASEPLLILLRRFAVESAREEARVFCDELAAYYDDDQAIAA; this comes from the coding sequence ATGATCGTTCGGCATTTCATTAGTTGGGTTCGTACCGCTCCCGCGAGCGAACGTGCAGAGGCAACGCGCTCGCTGGCGCGGGCCTGGATCTTCTCCGATCTGTCAGACGACGACCGCGCGGCCGCGGAGGGCGCGCTTCTGATGCTGCTCGACGACCCGTCGCCGCTGGTGCGACAGGCGATGGCAGAGGTGTTCGCCAGGGCGCCATCGGCGCCGCCCGCGATCGTGCAGGCATTGGCCGTGGACCAGGCCTGCGTCGCGCTTCCGGTGCTCGAGCATTCGCCGCTCCTGGTCGATGCTGATCTCGTCGACATCGTCGCTGCCGGCAATAGCGATATGCAATGCGCTGTGGCGCGCCGCATGACTTTGCCGGCGTCGATCTGTGCCGCCATCGCTGAAGTCGGATCGGCCGCGGCAGCGCTTGAGCTGATTGAAAATCCTTACGCAGAACTCGCCCCGTTCTCATGGGATCGCATCGTCGAGCGGCACGGGCATCTTGCCGCCATCCGCGAGGCCATGCTCGCGCTTGATGGGTTGCCGGCACGGACCCGCCTGGCGCTGGTTGCGAAGCTCTCGGACACACTGACGCGTTTCGTTGTCGCACGTAACTGGCTGGCGCCGGATCGTGCCGAACGCATCGCCGATGAAGCTATGGCGCGTTCCACGGTGAACATCGCCTCGCGTTCGCGGGATGAAGAGATGCGCGACCTCGTTCACCATTTGCGTGAAGCTGGTCAACTGACCACAGGGCTGGTTCTGCGCGCGCTGTTGTCGGGCAATCTGGATCTGTTCGATCAGGCGCTGGTCGAACTGTCCGGCTTGCCGCAGAGCCGTGTGGCGGCCCTGGTCTATGACGGCGCCGACACCAGCCTCAATGCACTGCTGGTACGCGCGGGATTGCCGGAGAGCGTCTTCCCGGCATTCCGTGCGGCACTCGCAGCGCGCAACGAAATCGGCTTCGTCGGATCGGTCGGTGGTGCCGTGCGCCTGCGTCGCCGCATGGTCGAGCGTGTGCTGACAATGTGCGAGACGGATCCGGCGGCATCGGAGCCACTGCTCATTCTGCTGCGCCGTTTCGCGGTGGAATCCGCGCGCGAGGAAGCCCGGGTATTCTGCGACGAACTCGCCGCATATTACGACGATGACCAGGCGATCGCTGCGTAG
- a CDS encoding outer membrane protein, whose translation MKKFLLSASAIVAVAAASSSAFAADLPARTYTKAPAYTAPAVVYNWTGFYIGGHVGGAFGDSNSIIGDSGRFMGGVQGGYDYQFATNWVLGIEANYSWMGSSNTGFLYSNGTTVVGNNSELGSVTGRLGYTWGPTMLYAKGGYAWRGNNDLTVASNVVGSTPVIVDGNNKSGYTVGGGLEYMFTPSWSGKIEYQYYNFGNTTLTSTAFPAGVTSFNNDEHTIKAGLNYRFGWGGPMVAKY comes from the coding sequence ATGAAAAAGTTTCTGCTGAGCGCATCGGCCATCGTCGCTGTTGCTGCCGCATCCAGCTCCGCTTTCGCCGCCGATCTTCCGGCTCGCACCTACACCAAGGCACCGGCCTACACGGCTCCGGCCGTTGTCTATAACTGGACCGGCTTCTACATCGGCGGTCACGTCGGCGGCGCCTTCGGCGACAGCAACAGCATCATCGGTGACAGCGGTCGCTTCATGGGCGGCGTGCAGGGCGGCTACGATTATCAGTTCGCCACCAACTGGGTGCTCGGCATCGAGGCCAATTACAGCTGGATGGGCAGCAGCAATACCGGCTTCCTGTATTCCAACGGCACCACCGTGGTCGGCAACAATAGCGAGCTCGGCTCGGTCACCGGTCGCCTCGGCTACACCTGGGGTCCGACCATGCTGTACGCCAAGGGCGGTTACGCCTGGCGTGGCAATAACGATCTAACTGTCGCGTCGAATGTCGTGGGCTCGACGCCCGTTATCGTCGATGGCAACAACAAGAGCGGCTACACCGTCGGCGGTGGTCTCGAATACATGTTCACGCCGAGCTGGTCGGGCAAGATCGAGTACCAGTACTACAACTTCGGCAACACGACGCTCACCTCGACGGCTTTCCCGGCCGGCGTGACGAGCTTCAACAACGACGAGCACACCATCAAGGCCGGCCTGAACTATCGCTTCGGCTGGGGTGGCCCGATGGTCGCCAAGTACTGA
- a CDS encoding NAD kinase, whose product MTPSKRFDRIAFVASNSADAQAALEQLTQIYGNVDPTEADVIVALGGDGLMLKTLHDHMRTGKPIYGMHRGTVGFLMNEFSTIDLHARLAAAKDTLINPLLMRATDVDGNVHIHHAINEVSLFRQTHQAARLRILIDERERMAELVADGILVATPAGSTAYNLSAQGPILPINAPLLALTPISAFRPRRWRGALLPNTAFVVFEVLEGDKRPVAAVADHDEARNVRRVEIISDKTISMRMMFDPGHSLEERILSEQFGY is encoded by the coding sequence ATGACCCCGTCCAAGCGTTTCGACCGGATCGCCTTCGTCGCGAGCAACAGCGCCGACGCACAGGCCGCGCTCGAACAACTCACGCAGATCTACGGCAATGTCGACCCGACCGAGGCCGACGTCATCGTCGCGCTCGGTGGCGATGGCCTGATGTTGAAGACGCTGCACGATCACATGCGCACCGGCAAGCCGATCTACGGGATGCATCGCGGCACGGTCGGCTTCCTGATGAACGAGTTTTCGACCATCGACCTGCATGCCCGCCTCGCGGCTGCCAAGGACACGCTGATCAATCCGCTCCTGATGCGCGCGACCGACGTGGACGGAAACGTGCATATCCATCACGCCATCAACGAGGTCTCGCTGTTTCGCCAGACCCATCAAGCCGCACGCCTGCGCATCCTGATCGACGAACGCGAACGGATGGCCGAATTGGTCGCCGACGGGATCCTCGTCGCCACCCCTGCCGGCTCGACTGCGTATAACCTGTCGGCGCAAGGCCCGATCCTGCCGATCAATGCGCCGTTGCTGGCGCTCACGCCGATCAGCGCTTTCCGTCCGCGGCGCTGGCGCGGCGCCCTGCTGCCAAACACCGCCTTTGTGGTGTTCGAGGTGCTCGAAGGCGACAAGCGGCCGGTTGCCGCGGTCGCGGATCATGACGAAGCGCGCAACGTGCGCCGCGTCGAAATCATCTCCGACAAGACGATCTCGATGCGCATGATGTTCGACCCCGGCCATAGTCTGGAAGAACGGATCCTGAGCGAGCAATTCGGGTATTGA
- a CDS encoding type II toxin-antitoxin system RelE/ParE family toxin, with protein sequence MKVRLSGAARAYILREAKYLTDRSPAAGTAFLKTMQSARQQLSQFPEIGFQPSAVRGSRRLIAGDYVIDYDVGRYAIDISSIRHGRQSDGDLPLDDNFDYE encoded by the coding sequence ATGAAAGTCCGGCTGTCCGGAGCGGCGCGCGCGTATATTTTGCGTGAAGCCAAGTATCTCACGGACAGAAGCCCGGCCGCAGGCACGGCATTTCTGAAGACGATGCAATCGGCCCGACAGCAACTCAGCCAATTTCCTGAAATCGGTTTTCAACCCTCGGCAGTGCGGGGCAGCCGCCGTCTCATCGCAGGCGATTATGTGATCGACTATGACGTCGGACGATATGCGATTGATATCAGTTCGATCCGCCACGGCCGTCAATCGGATGGTGACCTCCCGCTCGACGACAACTTCGATTATGAATGA
- a CDS encoding Hpt domain-containing protein has protein sequence MAKDKVQAPKIETFADHHVITPPNTLKHAVRRVIDRELDDPVARAEQALANLSGEFKTWMQAECDRLAAAHAAIVKNGFSPQTRGELFRAAHDIKGDAPTFGFPAAGAAAESLCRILDHAPDLDAIPADLLQHHVDAVQAIVREHNTIEKAGVANELSSRLRGIADEFLKAVNQDRPDHLEAILAPSIAPAE, from the coding sequence ATGGCTAAGGACAAGGTGCAGGCTCCGAAGATCGAGACTTTTGCCGATCATCATGTCATCACGCCGCCGAACACGTTGAAACACGCGGTCCGCCGCGTCATCGATCGCGAGCTCGACGACCCTGTCGCACGCGCCGAACAGGCGCTCGCCAATCTGTCCGGCGAGTTCAAGACGTGGATGCAGGCCGAATGCGACCGCCTCGCTGCTGCGCATGCAGCCATTGTCAAGAACGGCTTTTCTCCGCAAACCCGTGGCGAACTGTTCCGCGCAGCGCATGACATCAAGGGTGATGCCCCGACCTTCGGCTTCCCGGCCGCCGGCGCTGCCGCAGAGAGCCTGTGCCGCATCCTCGACCACGCCCCCGATCTCGACGCGATCCCGGCGGACCTGCTGCAGCATCATGTGGACGCCGTGCAGGCCATTGTGCGCGAGCACAACACCATCGAGAAGGCTGGCGTCGCGAACGAGCTCAGCAGCCGCCTGCGCGGGATTGCCGATGAGTTCCTGAAGGCAGTGAACCAGGACCGCCCCGATCATCTCGAAGCAATCCTGGCGCCCAGCATCGCCCCGGCGGAATAG
- a CDS encoding GrlR family regulatory protein, whose product MEEGLYEVFFHTVHGKGSGVIYAIAGKLRGGNSAFTFSGNYQNKPDAISVRVSSRRFNPDPEIPSLFGLEGVTLSLTGHASGDTVNFEGAALQKPGVLFTAQLTRISD is encoded by the coding sequence GTGGAAGAAGGCCTGTACGAAGTTTTTTTTCATACCGTTCATGGCAAAGGCAGCGGCGTCATCTATGCCATCGCCGGCAAGCTGCGCGGCGGAAATTCTGCATTCACCTTCAGCGGCAATTACCAAAATAAGCCCGATGCGATTTCGGTGCGGGTGAGCAGCCGGCGCTTTAATCCCGATCCTGAAATCCCCTCCCTGTTCGGGCTCGAAGGCGTCACGCTGTCGCTGACGGGCCACGCGAGTGGCGATACCGTGAATTTCGAAGGTGCAGCCCTGCAGAAACCCGGCGTTCTGTTCACGGCTCAACTGACGCGCATCAGCGACTAG
- a CDS encoding S1 family peptidase, whose protein sequence is MSFPVSPAPGDDPCRFLIQDAVGVRHPIIPLLAIDGRTDRAFGLGTAFRIDPFGGYLTAQHVLEAWLTPSRPQQTVVGLLNPGLVYGRGLVGNDSMITIASAKVFRTQQDDVVRDRILGRDSSRIALDCMMLSFEGKNTRLHQVRDFLPLRLTGKWPMVGDEVMAIGFPELGSIEDHAIDAEVLTERMYGSIGRITAVLPNGREHRPWPTLAIDSHWPSGMSGGPVFNKDGEVIALVSSSDEPGSENAQSYAFWFAPISGFERNLPHVDPSNPGWVRGWAVVRDAPWDVAAMTNDRAFADELCAALPSDYSVRLGSLRAGSDDFINNELGANQA, encoded by the coding sequence ATGAGCTTTCCCGTCAGCCCGGCACCCGGTGACGACCCGTGTCGATTTCTCATTCAAGATGCGGTAGGCGTCCGTCATCCAATTATCCCGTTGTTAGCGATCGATGGCAGGACCGACCGCGCCTTTGGTCTTGGCACCGCGTTCCGAATCGATCCCTTTGGCGGATATCTGACCGCGCAGCACGTGCTCGAAGCATGGCTTACGCCGTCTCGGCCACAACAGACAGTTGTCGGACTTCTCAATCCCGGCCTTGTTTACGGGCGCGGTTTGGTCGGAAACGACAGCATGATTACCATTGCATCTGCCAAAGTGTTTCGCACTCAGCAGGACGATGTCGTTCGTGATCGGATACTCGGCCGTGATTCCAGCCGCATTGCGTTGGACTGCATGATGCTTTCCTTCGAGGGGAAAAATACACGTCTGCACCAAGTGCGCGATTTTTTGCCGCTGCGATTGACCGGAAAATGGCCGATGGTCGGCGATGAAGTTATGGCGATAGGATTTCCAGAGCTGGGTTCGATTGAGGACCATGCAATCGACGCCGAAGTCTTGACAGAGCGCATGTACGGCTCGATTGGACGAATAACGGCCGTGTTGCCTAACGGTCGTGAACATCGGCCGTGGCCGACGCTCGCGATCGATAGCCATTGGCCTAGCGGCATGAGCGGCGGTCCCGTGTTCAATAAGGACGGAGAGGTGATCGCCCTCGTCAGCTCAAGCGACGAGCCGGGAAGTGAAAACGCACAGTCTTATGCGTTTTGGTTCGCGCCGATCAGCGGTTTCGAACGGAATCTGCCCCATGTCGATCCTTCGAATCCGGGATGGGTTCGCGGTTGGGCAGTCGTGCGTGACGCTCCCTGGGATGTCGCAGCGATGACAAACGACCGGGCATTCGCCGACGAACTTTGTGCCGCGCTACCGTCCGATTATTCTGTTCGTTTGGGCTCTCTGAGAGCAGGCTCGGACGACTTTATAAACAACGAGTTGGGCGCTAACCAGGCATGA
- a CDS encoding tetratricopeptide repeat protein: MTKSLIRLTTLAMLSAAIAAPSLSTAFAAGSDTPSTPPASDSKKGSKDKKHNETRPDERAFLDAYRTAYVTIYDKHDYTSAIAQLKALKQDDRADVANLIGYSYRKLGDYKVSQAYYERALKADPNHARTWQYYGLWQIEQGNRDQAQYHLSKLASLTGKDSAEYKSLSDALAQTPGTGLTY, translated from the coding sequence ATGACCAAGTCTCTGATCCGGCTGACCACCCTCGCAATGCTTTCCGCGGCCATCGCCGCGCCTTCGCTTTCCACCGCTTTCGCCGCAGGAAGCGATACGCCATCCACGCCGCCTGCATCCGACTCCAAGAAGGGCAGCAAGGACAAGAAGCACAATGAGACCAGGCCCGACGAGCGCGCTTTCCTCGATGCCTATCGCACGGCCTATGTAACGATCTACGACAAGCACGATTACACATCCGCCATCGCGCAATTGAAGGCGCTCAAGCAGGATGATCGCGCCGACGTCGCCAACCTGATCGGCTACTCCTATCGCAAGCTCGGCGACTACAAGGTGTCACAGGCTTACTACGAGCGTGCGCTGAAGGCCGACCCGAACCATGCCCGCACCTGGCAATATTACGGCCTCTGGCAGATCGAACAGGGCAATCGCGATCAGGCCCAGTATCACCTGAGCAAGCTCGCCTCGCTCACCGGCAAGGATTCGGCCGAGTACAAGTCGCTGTCTGACGCTCTTGCGCAGACTCCGGGCACAGGGCTCACCTACTGA
- a CDS encoding transglycosylase SLT domain-containing protein, which translates to MAVEATNLFAVNSTRSQVAGAIKNAAGITGTSFEYLLATAKMESNFDPKATASTSSAKGLFQFIEQTWLGTVKEAGSQLGYGQYADAITKSPSGSYSVSDPKAKAEILKLRDDPVASSAMAGVLTQSNSFKLSGEIGRRPNDAELYMAHFMGVAGASKLINNAAQNPNLSGAALFPNAAAANRSIFYDQSGSARSVSQVYGVLSSRYTSAANSSATVNAMATAGVTTAQAVAPTTSSSASGATFLSRFPDLNNVQVASFASGGNVQAAPEPPMFRSLFQGGERSQPISPAVQELWGNSSSLTSNALPKSPEVGTPRPLDLFSDRFGTFSS; encoded by the coding sequence ATGGCGGTCGAGGCGACCAATCTCTTCGCAGTAAATTCGACGCGCAGCCAGGTGGCTGGTGCGATCAAGAATGCTGCAGGCATCACCGGTACGAGCTTCGAATATCTGCTCGCCACCGCGAAGATGGAATCGAACTTCGATCCCAAAGCCACGGCATCGACGTCTTCCGCCAAGGGGCTTTTCCAATTCATCGAACAGACCTGGCTCGGTACGGTGAAGGAAGCTGGTAGCCAGCTTGGCTACGGCCAATATGCCGACGCCATCACCAAGTCGCCGTCCGGCTCCTATTCGGTCAGCGATCCAAAAGCCAAGGCCGAGATTTTGAAGCTGCGCGACGATCCCGTTGCAAGCTCAGCGATGGCTGGCGTGCTGACGCAATCCAACAGCTTCAAGCTCAGCGGCGAGATCGGCCGTCGTCCCAACGATGCCGAACTTTACATGGCGCACTTCATGGGTGTTGCCGGCGCCTCGAAGCTGATCAACAACGCCGCGCAGAACCCGAACCTGTCGGGCGCCGCACTCTTTCCAAATGCGGCCGCAGCCAACCGTTCGATCTTCTACGATCAGAGCGGCAGCGCACGCAGCGTTTCGCAAGTCTACGGCGTACTGTCGTCGCGCTATACGTCTGCGGCCAATTCGAGCGCCACGGTGAATGCCATGGCGACGGCCGGCGTCACCACGGCGCAGGCTGTTGCGCCAACCACATCGTCATCGGCGTCGGGCGCAACATTCCTGTCGCGCTTTCCGGATCTCAACAATGTGCAGGTCGCCAGCTTTGCCAGTGGCGGCAACGTACAGGCTGCGCCGGAGCCACCGATGTTCCGTTCGCTGTTTCAGGGCGGCGAGCGCAGTCAGCCGATCTCGCCGGCCGTGCAGGAGCTGTGGGGCAACTCGTCATCGCTCACATCGAACGCGCTACCGAAGTCACCCGAAGTCGGCACGCCGCGACCGCTCGATCTGTTCAGCGATCGCTTCGGCACGTTTAGTAGCTAG
- a CDS encoding DUF2937 family protein, with product MQQIFAVLSLLVAGLFAQIPEVLQQYNQRLGGAADELTVVVRNFDEDSRRSGYDRSSALELMANNPEQLVRSQAERMAGYVRRLDRLNGQRLALANGVTPAAVVAVIFDYDKPIMTQAWNAYAPALPTTLAGVVFAIIGWCVSYCALSLIGALASFRKKAEA from the coding sequence ATGCAGCAAATCTTCGCCGTTCTGTCGCTTCTCGTCGCTGGGCTATTTGCTCAGATTCCCGAGGTGTTACAGCAGTATAATCAACGGCTCGGTGGCGCAGCCGACGAGTTAACGGTGGTCGTGAGGAATTTTGACGAGGATTCTCGCCGCTCCGGATATGATCGGTCAAGCGCCCTCGAATTGATGGCCAATAATCCGGAACAACTGGTGCGCAGCCAGGCGGAGCGAATGGCGGGATACGTTAGAAGACTCGATCGGCTAAACGGACAGCGATTGGCTTTAGCAAATGGTGTCACGCCTGCGGCTGTCGTCGCTGTGATTTTCGACTACGACAAGCCGATCATGACACAAGCCTGGAATGCTTATGCTCCTGCACTTCCGACAACGCTCGCAGGTGTTGTATTTGCGATAATTGGATGGTGCGTTTCTTATTGCGCACTTTCGCTTATCGGCGCTCTTGCCAGTTTCCGAAAAAAAGCTGAGGCCTGA
- the folE gene encoding GTP cyclohydrolase I FolE yields the protein MDAVIKPIRGNSDASPADGKKEFRPAQLDPTEFLAAAIDPEQNRPSRAEAEKAVQTLLAYIGENTEREGLVDTPRRVVEAYDELFQGYHQCPAEVLNKTFGETAGYDDFVLIRDMGFVSHCEHHMMPFYGKAHIAYTPVERVVGLSKLARLVDIFGHRLQTQEHLTAQLAAAVDEVLKPRGVAVMVEAEHTCMSARGIRKEGSRTFTTRFTGNFRDNPAEQARFMSMIQALSR from the coding sequence ATGGACGCTGTGATCAAACCCATTCGCGGTAATTCGGACGCCAGCCCGGCTGACGGCAAGAAAGAGTTCCGCCCCGCGCAGCTGGATCCCACCGAATTCCTCGCCGCGGCGATCGATCCCGAGCAGAACCGCCCCTCGCGTGCCGAGGCCGAAAAAGCCGTGCAGACGCTATTGGCCTATATCGGCGAGAACACCGAGCGCGAAGGTCTCGTCGATACGCCGCGCCGTGTAGTGGAGGCCTATGACGAGCTGTTTCAGGGCTATCACCAGTGCCCGGCCGAGGTGCTTAACAAGACGTTCGGCGAGACCGCAGGCTACGATGATTTCGTGCTGATCCGCGACATGGGCTTCGTATCCCACTGCGAGCATCACATGATGCCGTTCTACGGCAAGGCGCATATTGCCTATACGCCGGTAGAGCGCGTCGTGGGCCTCTCGAAGCTGGCGCGCCTGGTCGATATTTTCGGTCACCGCCTGCAGACCCAGGAGCATCTCACCGCGCAGCTCGCCGCTGCCGTGGACGAGGTCCTGAAGCCGCGCGGTGTTGCGGTGATGGTGGAAGCCGAGCACACATGCATGTCCGCCCGTGGCATCCGCAAGGAAGGCTCGCGCACCTTCACGACCCGCTTCACCGGCAATTTCCGCGACAACCCTGCGGAGCAGGCGCGGTTCATGTCGATGATCCAGGCGCTGTCGCGCTAA
- a CDS encoding response regulator yields MFRIDFNKLRFLVCDDNPHMRRILRTLLHSFGAREVYEAEDGATALEMYSHYVPDIVIADWAMPIFDGLELTQMIRQPDSKGNPYAPIIMLSAHSEKRRVTMARDAGVTEFLAKPISAKALYQRIMSVVAHPRPFIKTKNFFGPDRRRNTTVAYIGPERRNGGDAEVLQQPSLLDKARVTS; encoded by the coding sequence ATGTTCCGCATCGACTTCAACAAGCTTCGCTTTCTGGTTTGCGACGACAATCCGCATATGCGGCGCATTCTGCGCACGCTGCTGCATTCGTTCGGCGCCCGCGAAGTCTATGAAGCCGAAGACGGCGCCACCGCGCTGGAAATGTACAGCCATTATGTGCCGGACATCGTGATCGCAGACTGGGCGATGCCCATCTTCGACGGCCTCGAACTCACGCAGATGATCCGTCAGCCGGATTCGAAGGGCAATCCCTACGCGCCGATCATCATGCTCAGCGCACATTCCGAAAAACGCCGCGTCACCATGGCGCGCGATGCCGGCGTCACCGAATTCCTCGCCAAGCCGATTTCCGCGAAGGCGCTCTATCAGCGCATCATGAGCGTGGTGGCGCATCCCCGCCCCTTCATCAAGACGAAGAACTTCTTCGGACCGGATCGCCGTCGCAACACCACCGTTGCCTATATCGGCCCCGAACGCCGGAATGGCGGCGATGCCGAAGTGCTCCAGCAGCCGTCACTGCTGGATAAAGCCCGCGTCACAAGCTAG
- the yidD gene encoding membrane protein insertion efficiency factor YidD, which yields MTKHSFACPDCAGKILRTPRTIGRGAIWIYRHTFSPLVGYNCRHIPTCSIYGDEAIERHGLWAGGWMTLARLLRCQPWGTLGIDNVPVTRPPRARWFLPWRYARWRGVNDRHTTN from the coding sequence ATGACGAAGCACTCTTTTGCTTGCCCCGATTGTGCAGGTAAAATCCTGCGAACGCCCCGGACCATCGGGCGTGGAGCGATCTGGATTTACCGTCACACCTTCTCCCCGCTCGTTGGCTACAACTGCCGTCACATTCCCACATGTTCGATCTATGGCGACGAGGCGATCGAACGCCACGGATTGTGGGCCGGCGGCTGGATGACACTGGCCCGGCTGCTGCGCTGCCAGCCCTGGGGCACATTGGGTATCGACAATGTCCCCGTGACGCGTCCACCTCGGGCGCGGTGGTTTTTGCCATGGCGCTACGCACGCTGGCGTGGCGTCAATGACCGGCACACCACGAACTGA
- the hisI gene encoding phosphoribosyl-AMP cyclohydrolase produces the protein MSHDHALEEDLTLTPKFDANGLVTAVVTDVANGDVLMVAHMNDEALRKTIETGDAWYYSRSRKALWRKGESSGKTQRVAEMRMDCDQDAIWIRVEQIGGAACHTGRRSCFYRAITKGDDGAAKVAFVDAEKVFDPAAVYK, from the coding sequence GTGTCCCACGATCACGCGCTTGAAGAAGACCTCACGCTCACCCCGAAATTCGATGCCAACGGCCTCGTCACCGCCGTCGTCACCGACGTCGCCAATGGCGATGTGCTGATGGTTGCGCATATGAATGACGAGGCGCTGCGCAAGACCATCGAGACCGGTGATGCCTGGTATTACAGCCGCTCGCGAAAAGCGCTCTGGCGCAAGGGCGAGAGCTCCGGCAAGACCCAGCGCGTGGCCGAGATGCGGATGGATTGCGATCAGGATGCGATCTGGATCCGCGTCGAGCAGATCGGTGGCGCCGCTTGCCACACCGGTCGTCGCTCCTGCTTCTACCGTGCGATCACCAAAGGCGACGACGGCGCGGCGAAGGTCGCGTTCGTCGATGCGGAGAAGGTGTTCGATCCGGCGGCGGTTTATAAATAA